The proteins below come from a single Ictalurus punctatus breed USDA103 chromosome 24, Coco_2.0, whole genome shotgun sequence genomic window:
- the anp32e gene encoding acidic leucine-rich nuclear phosphoprotein 32 family member E isoform X1 has protein sequence MEMKKRISLELRNKTPAEVAELVVDNCRSSDGEIEGLTDEFKELEFLSMVNVGLTSLAMLPSLPKLRKLELSDNNISGSLEILAEKCPNLTYLNLSGNKIKELSTMEALQNLKNLKSLDLFNCEITTLEEYRESIFDLLPQVTYLDGFDAEDNEAPDSEDDDGVCGDSEDDEDGEEGAGPVGDYDDDEEEEEEEEESESGEVGLSYLMKDDIQDEEDDDDYVEEEQEEEEGQEEEAGVQGEKRKRDAEDEGEDDEDDD, from the exons ATGGAGATGAAGAAGAGGATCAGTTTAGAGCTGAGGAACAAAACTCCGGCAGAG GTGGCAGAGCTGGTTGTGGACAATTGCCGCTCGAGTGATGGAGAGATCGAGGGCCTCACAGATGAGTTCAAGGAGTTGGAGTTCCTTAGCATGGTTAATGTTGGTCTCACATCCCTGGCCATGCTTCCGTCACTGCCTAAACTGAGGAAG tTGGAGCTGAGTGACAATAACATCTCGGGCTCTTTGGAGATACTTGCAGAGAAATGCCCTAATCTGACGTACCTGAACCTGAGTGGCAACAAGATTAAAGAACTCAGCACAATGGAAGCTCTG CAAAACCTGAAGAATCTGAAAAGCCTGGACCTTTTTAACTGTGAGATCACAACACTGGAGGAGTACAGGGAGAGCATTTTTGACCTGCTGCCTCAGGTCACATACCTGGATGGCTTTGACGCCGAGGATAACGAGGCTCCCGACTcagaggatgatgatggtg TTTGTGGTGACTcggaagatgatgaagatggtgaggAGGGAGCTGGACCTGttggtgattatgatgatgatgaggaggaggaggaggaggaggaagaatcAGAGAGTGGAGAGGTTGGACTGTCCTACCTGATGAAAGATGATATTCAG gatgaggaggatgatgatgactatgtagaagaagaacaggaggaggaggaaggtcaAG AAGAGGAGGCAGGGGTTCAGGGAGAGAAGCGGAAGAGAGACGCAGAAGACGagggtgaagatgatgaagatgacgaCTAA
- the anp32e gene encoding acidic leucine-rich nuclear phosphoprotein 32 family member E isoform X4 yields the protein MVNVGLTSLAMLPSLPKLRKLELSDNNISGSLEILAEKCPNLTYLNLSGNKIKELSTMEALQNLKNLKSLDLFNCEITTLEEYRESIFDLLPQVTYLDGFDAEDNEAPDSEDDDGVCGDSEDDEDGEEGAGPVGDYDDDEEEEEEEEESESGEVGLSYLMKDDIQDEEDDDDYVEEEQEEEEGQEEEAGVQGEKRKRDAEDEGEDDEDDD from the exons ATGGTTAATGTTGGTCTCACATCCCTGGCCATGCTTCCGTCACTGCCTAAACTGAGGAAG tTGGAGCTGAGTGACAATAACATCTCGGGCTCTTTGGAGATACTTGCAGAGAAATGCCCTAATCTGACGTACCTGAACCTGAGTGGCAACAAGATTAAAGAACTCAGCACAATGGAAGCTCTG CAAAACCTGAAGAATCTGAAAAGCCTGGACCTTTTTAACTGTGAGATCACAACACTGGAGGAGTACAGGGAGAGCATTTTTGACCTGCTGCCTCAGGTCACATACCTGGATGGCTTTGACGCCGAGGATAACGAGGCTCCCGACTcagaggatgatgatggtg TTTGTGGTGACTcggaagatgatgaagatggtgaggAGGGAGCTGGACCTGttggtgattatgatgatgatgaggaggaggaggaggaggaggaagaatcAGAGAGTGGAGAGGTTGGACTGTCCTACCTGATGAAAGATGATATTCAG gatgaggaggatgatgatgactatgtagaagaagaacaggaggaggaggaaggtcaAG AAGAGGAGGCAGGGGTTCAGGGAGAGAAGCGGAAGAGAGACGCAGAAGACGagggtgaagatgatgaagatgacgaCTAA
- the anp32e gene encoding acidic leucine-rich nuclear phosphoprotein 32 family member E isoform X3 has protein sequence MEMKKRISLELRNKTPAEVAELVVDNCRSSDGEIEGLTDEFKELEFLSMVNVGLTSLAMLPSLPKLRKLELSDNNISGSLEILAEKCPNLTYLNLSGNKIKELSTMEALQNLKNLKSLDLFNCEITTLEEYRESIFDLLPQVTYLDGFDAEDNEAPDSEDDDGDDEDGEEGAGPVGDYDDDEEEEEEEEESESGEVGLSYLMKDDIQDEEDDDDYVEEEQEEEEGQEEEAGVQGEKRKRDAEDEGEDDEDDD, from the exons ATGGAGATGAAGAAGAGGATCAGTTTAGAGCTGAGGAACAAAACTCCGGCAGAG GTGGCAGAGCTGGTTGTGGACAATTGCCGCTCGAGTGATGGAGAGATCGAGGGCCTCACAGATGAGTTCAAGGAGTTGGAGTTCCTTAGCATGGTTAATGTTGGTCTCACATCCCTGGCCATGCTTCCGTCACTGCCTAAACTGAGGAAG tTGGAGCTGAGTGACAATAACATCTCGGGCTCTTTGGAGATACTTGCAGAGAAATGCCCTAATCTGACGTACCTGAACCTGAGTGGCAACAAGATTAAAGAACTCAGCACAATGGAAGCTCTG CAAAACCTGAAGAATCTGAAAAGCCTGGACCTTTTTAACTGTGAGATCACAACACTGGAGGAGTACAGGGAGAGCATTTTTGACCTGCTGCCTCAGGTCACATACCTGGATGGCTTTGACGCCGAGGATAACGAGGCTCCCGACTcagaggatgatgatggtg atgatgaagatggtgaggAGGGAGCTGGACCTGttggtgattatgatgatgatgaggaggaggaggaggaggaggaagaatcAGAGAGTGGAGAGGTTGGACTGTCCTACCTGATGAAAGATGATATTCAG gatgaggaggatgatgatgactatgtagaagaagaacaggaggaggaggaaggtcaAG AAGAGGAGGCAGGGGTTCAGGGAGAGAAGCGGAAGAGAGACGCAGAAGACGagggtgaagatgatgaagatgacgaCTAA
- the anp32e gene encoding acidic leucine-rich nuclear phosphoprotein 32 family member E isoform X2 has protein sequence MEMKKRISLELRNKTPAEVAELVVDNCRSSDGEIEGLTDEFKELEFLSMVNVGLTSLAMLPSLPKLRKLELSDNNISGSLEILAEKCPNLTYLNLSGNKIKELSTMEALQNLKNLKSLDLFNCEITTLEEYRESIFDLLPQVTYLDGFDAEDNEAPDSEDDDGVCGDSEDDEDGEEGAGPVGDYDDDEEEEEEEEESESGEVGLSYLMKDDIQDEEDDDDYVEEEQEEEEGQEEAGVQGEKRKRDAEDEGEDDEDDD, from the exons ATGGAGATGAAGAAGAGGATCAGTTTAGAGCTGAGGAACAAAACTCCGGCAGAG GTGGCAGAGCTGGTTGTGGACAATTGCCGCTCGAGTGATGGAGAGATCGAGGGCCTCACAGATGAGTTCAAGGAGTTGGAGTTCCTTAGCATGGTTAATGTTGGTCTCACATCCCTGGCCATGCTTCCGTCACTGCCTAAACTGAGGAAG tTGGAGCTGAGTGACAATAACATCTCGGGCTCTTTGGAGATACTTGCAGAGAAATGCCCTAATCTGACGTACCTGAACCTGAGTGGCAACAAGATTAAAGAACTCAGCACAATGGAAGCTCTG CAAAACCTGAAGAATCTGAAAAGCCTGGACCTTTTTAACTGTGAGATCACAACACTGGAGGAGTACAGGGAGAGCATTTTTGACCTGCTGCCTCAGGTCACATACCTGGATGGCTTTGACGCCGAGGATAACGAGGCTCCCGACTcagaggatgatgatggtg TTTGTGGTGACTcggaagatgatgaagatggtgaggAGGGAGCTGGACCTGttggtgattatgatgatgatgaggaggaggaggaggaggaggaagaatcAGAGAGTGGAGAGGTTGGACTGTCCTACCTGATGAAAGATGATATTCAG gatgaggaggatgatgatgactatgtagaagaagaacaggaggaggaggaaggtcaAG AGGAGGCAGGGGTTCAGGGAGAGAAGCGGAAGAGAGACGCAGAAGACGagggtgaagatgatgaagatgacgaCTAA